A single Curtobacterium sp. MCSS17_015 DNA region contains:
- a CDS encoding GNAT family N-acetyltransferase: MTDAEPISTWTEPDVAAVTDLMRLLGHQVEPDAMRSRLERLTSEAGHRTWVVRGDDGRPIAVAGAQVTWTYAGDEPTAQLLLLVVDPTARRHGTGSALLGTFETWAAEQGARRLSAVSAAATDNAHRFYQRRGYHEAGVRYTRLV, from the coding sequence ATGACCGACGCCGAGCCGATCAGCACCTGGACCGAACCCGACGTCGCCGCGGTGACCGACCTGATGCGCCTGCTCGGTCACCAGGTCGAGCCCGACGCCATGCGGTCGCGGCTCGAGCGCCTCACGTCCGAGGCGGGGCACCGCACCTGGGTCGTCCGCGGTGACGACGGTCGACCGATCGCGGTCGCCGGAGCGCAGGTCACGTGGACCTACGCCGGTGACGAGCCGACCGCGCAGCTCCTGCTGCTGGTCGTCGACCCCACGGCCAGGAGGCACGGCACCGGTTCCGCGCTCCTCGGCACCTTCGAGACGTGGGCGGCCGAGCAGGGCGCACGCCGACTGTCCGCCGTCAGTGCCGCGGCGACCGACAACGCGCACCGCTTCTACCAGCGCCGCGGCTACCACGAGGCCGGAGTCCGCTACACGAGGTTGGTCTAG
- a CDS encoding zf-HC2 domain-containing protein yields MSGCDCSKAKAELEEFLHDELRHEDAADIREHMDGCEDCLTEHRVGVVLMETVKRACQETAPERLRDEVLARLRAVQSTH; encoded by the coding sequence ATGAGCGGGTGCGACTGCTCGAAGGCGAAGGCGGAGCTCGAGGAGTTCCTCCACGACGAGCTCCGTCACGAGGACGCCGCGGACATCCGCGAGCACATGGACGGGTGTGAGGACTGCCTCACGGAGCACCGTGTCGGCGTGGTGCTCATGGAGACCGTCAAGCGCGCGTGCCAGGAGACCGCGCCGGAGCGGCTCCGTGACGAGGTCCTCGCTCGACTCCGTGCGGTGCAGTCGACCCACTGA
- a CDS encoding sigma-70 family RNA polymerase sigma factor, giving the protein MTTDEPQHAPDDLVEETEAQLDAVEDEELVDDEPVDAKTVSEHELRRLFEDQALPFMDQLYGAAMRMTRNPADASDLVQETFVKAFAAFRQFRQGTNLKAWLYRILTNTFINTYRKNQRNPYQGTIDELEDWQLGGAESVTQSISARSAEADAIDHLPSSAVKDALQAIPEDFRMAVYFADVEGFSYQEIADIMKTPVGTVMSRLHRGRRLLRGLLADHARETGVVPDAASTATMRGRGRGAGTRAATTAGSRSTRKDAR; this is encoded by the coding sequence ATGACGACCGACGAACCGCAGCACGCACCGGACGACCTGGTCGAGGAGACCGAGGCGCAGCTCGACGCCGTCGAGGACGAGGAACTCGTCGACGACGAACCCGTCGACGCGAAGACGGTGTCGGAGCACGAGCTGCGCCGGTTGTTCGAGGACCAGGCGCTGCCGTTCATGGACCAGCTCTACGGCGCCGCCATGCGGATGACCCGCAACCCCGCCGATGCGTCCGACCTCGTGCAGGAGACCTTCGTCAAGGCGTTCGCCGCCTTCCGACAGTTCCGCCAGGGCACGAACCTCAAGGCGTGGCTCTACCGGATCCTCACCAACACGTTCATCAACACGTACCGCAAGAACCAGCGGAACCCGTACCAGGGCACGATCGACGAGCTCGAGGACTGGCAGCTGGGCGGCGCGGAGAGCGTGACGCAGTCGATCTCGGCGCGGTCCGCCGAGGCGGACGCCATCGACCACCTGCCGTCCTCCGCCGTGAAGGACGCGCTGCAGGCCATCCCGGAGGACTTCCGCATGGCTGTCTACTTCGCCGATGTCGAAGGGTTCTCCTACCAGGAGATCGCCGACATCATGAAGACCCCCGTGGGGACGGTCATGAGCCGCCTCCACCGTGGGCGCCGGCTCCTGCGCGGACTGCTGGCGGACCACGCACGCGAGACCGGTGTCGTCCCGGACGCAGCGTCGACGGCGACGATGCGCGGACGAGGCCGAGGTGCAGGCACGCGGGCGGCCACGACGGCCGGTTCCCGCTCGACCCGGAAGGACGCACGATGA